A single window of Pectobacterium parmentieri DNA harbors:
- the tamB gene encoding autotransporter assembly complex protein TamB has translation MMDDKNDNNAPVAVTEEKVAQDNVPTTPARKGRWWKRIGIGIVAFLLLLVVGVGLLVGTTPGLHLLLNTVARVVPGLDIASVSGGWRDLTLKNVSYEMPGVTVKSEEFHLSLALDCLRKSQLCINDLSANRIDVVVDTNALPASEEPTTPSEPVTEISAPFPISLRQLVLNGVQVTVDDTAISLGEFRTGMQWEGRSLTLLPTKISALLVALPKTPVNVLEDGKVTAAEMASVIKETAANVREAAEQGTSQTLHIDKVLEANNTVAAATTTTPIPTAKTDNASDKPAVPEKPLGERLSELFSKPLLADLPQFTLPLDLNIVEIHGEQLRLTGDQDILITNLFVQASTQQQHLRLDKLIVQSPQGGLNVRGEATLRDNWPVSLAANGVLNVEPLKGETLKLTVDGGLREQLNVALNLSGPQRAQLELQTKLAEAGLPLSLTLQTERVRWPLTGATQYQASNVRLRFNGKATDYALSLRGDLSGADIPPATLLLDGKGNEQQFTLGRLRLAALQGNADLSALIDWSKAISWRSELQLNGINTAKQWPEWPAKVDGKITTRGSVYGGSWQLQVPELRLDGNVKANKLAARGELRGNAAGQWTIPTLNLALGRNQLNVKGDLSDKWQLDADINAPSLDGMLPGLAGRAIGTLKLRGNLREPQMLADITASGLRWQAITISQVRVEGDVRSEQQIQGKLAVRLEALKQDGLNIALLTLDASGNEKQHQLRLAMLGEPVAGQLALSGSFDRQEQRWRGTLNNTRFDTPVGEWRLAQDMALDYQNTQQKITIGTHCWRNPNAELCVPKAIEAGPSGQASIRLNRFDLAMLKPFLTEDTVLAGTFTGGVDINWQAGQGLPQANVSLVGNGVSVRQQMQGNTLPIDFDTFTLNAGLDRGRAQLGWLMAIRENGRFSGDIQVTDPQGRRNLGGSVTINNISLALLNPALSKGEKAAGMLNANLRLAGDATRPQIFGQMVLERLDIDGNWMPIDLTNGRLAVNFSGMSSTLQGFLKTNNGQLNLGGNADWSRPDAWRARIAAKGQKLRVTIPPMARLDVSPDIVFEATPQLFALNGSVSIPWARIVVKDMPESAVAVSSDEVMLDAQRQPLKKASAAIPINSNLTIRVGNDVTLDAFGLAARLQGDLKMVQDERGLGLNGQIDIPSGRFKAYGQDLIVRKGLILFSGPPDQPILNIEAIRNPDNTANDVIAGVRVTGMAATPKLEVFSDPAMSQQEALSYLLRGQGLDSGGADSSAMTSMLVGLGVAQSGQVVGKIGEAFGVSNLALDTQGVGDNSQVVVSGYVLPGLQVKYGVGIFDSLATLTLRYRLMPKLYLEAVSGISQALDVLYQFEF, from the coding sequence ATGATGGATGATAAAAACGACAACAACGCACCAGTAGCGGTGACGGAAGAAAAGGTTGCGCAGGATAATGTACCGACGACGCCAGCACGAAAAGGACGCTGGTGGAAACGCATCGGCATTGGCATCGTCGCCTTCTTATTGCTGCTGGTTGTTGGAGTGGGTCTGCTGGTGGGAACCACACCAGGCCTGCATCTGCTGCTGAATACCGTCGCGCGCGTGGTGCCGGGGCTGGATATTGCCAGCGTGAGCGGCGGCTGGCGTGATTTAACGCTGAAAAACGTTAGCTACGAGATGCCGGGCGTAACGGTAAAAAGTGAAGAATTTCACCTGTCGCTCGCGCTGGACTGTCTGCGTAAAAGCCAGTTGTGTATCAATGACCTCTCGGCTAATCGCATTGACGTGGTGGTGGATACCAACGCGTTGCCGGCATCAGAAGAACCTACAACGCCTTCAGAACCGGTCACAGAAATCTCCGCGCCTTTCCCTATCTCTCTGCGTCAACTGGTGCTCAACGGCGTTCAGGTTACCGTCGATGATACGGCGATTTCACTGGGCGAATTCCGCACCGGAATGCAGTGGGAAGGACGCTCATTGACGTTGTTGCCGACCAAAATCAGTGCGCTGCTGGTGGCCTTGCCAAAAACGCCTGTCAATGTGCTGGAAGATGGCAAAGTGACGGCGGCTGAAATGGCGTCTGTCATCAAAGAAACGGCAGCAAATGTCCGTGAAGCCGCTGAGCAAGGCACCTCACAAACGCTTCACATCGATAAAGTGCTAGAAGCAAATAACACGGTCGCGGCTGCCACGACGACGACACCGATACCAACGGCGAAAACAGATAATGCCTCGGACAAACCCGCGGTGCCTGAGAAGCCACTGGGCGAGCGCCTCAGCGAACTGTTCTCCAAACCGCTGCTGGCGGATTTACCGCAGTTCACGCTGCCGCTGGATCTGAATATCGTTGAGATTCACGGTGAACAACTGCGGCTGACGGGCGATCAGGACATTTTGATTACTAACCTGTTCGTACAGGCGTCGACCCAACAGCAGCATTTGCGTCTGGACAAGCTGATCGTGCAATCGCCGCAGGGTGGATTGAATGTGCGTGGTGAGGCGACGCTCCGTGATAACTGGCCCGTCTCGCTGGCGGCGAACGGCGTATTGAACGTCGAGCCGCTCAAGGGTGAAACGCTGAAACTGACAGTCGATGGCGGTCTGCGCGAACAGTTGAATGTAGCGCTGAACCTCTCAGGGCCACAGCGTGCGCAGTTGGAGTTGCAAACCAAACTGGCGGAAGCCGGGCTACCGCTGTCGTTGACGCTGCAAACCGAACGTGTGCGCTGGCCGCTAACGGGGGCAACACAGTATCAGGCGAGCAATGTAAGGCTGCGTTTTAATGGCAAAGCGACCGACTATGCGCTGTCGCTGCGCGGCGACCTGAGTGGGGCAGACATTCCCCCTGCAACGCTGTTGCTGGATGGCAAAGGCAACGAACAGCAGTTTACGCTGGGCCGCTTGCGGCTGGCTGCCTTGCAGGGCAATGCCGATCTGAGTGCGCTTATCGACTGGAGTAAAGCGATCAGTTGGCGTAGTGAGCTACAGTTGAACGGAATCAATACGGCGAAACAGTGGCCCGAATGGCCTGCGAAAGTAGATGGCAAGATTACGACGCGCGGCAGCGTCTATGGCGGTAGCTGGCAGTTGCAGGTGCCGGAACTGCGGCTAGATGGCAATGTGAAAGCGAATAAGCTCGCCGCCAGAGGTGAACTGCGGGGTAACGCGGCAGGACAGTGGACAATACCAACGCTGAATCTGGCGCTAGGCCGTAATCAACTGAACGTCAAAGGCGATCTGAGTGACAAGTGGCAGTTGGATGCGGACATCAATGCACCGTCGCTGGATGGCATGTTGCCCGGTCTGGCGGGGCGCGCCATTGGCACACTCAAACTCCGCGGCAATCTGCGTGAACCGCAGATGCTGGCGGATATCACGGCTTCTGGTCTGCGTTGGCAGGCGATCACCATTAGTCAGGTGAGGGTGGAAGGCGATGTGCGTTCTGAGCAGCAGATTCAGGGCAAACTTGCGGTGCGCCTTGAAGCGCTGAAGCAGGACGGATTGAATATTGCCCTGTTGACGCTGGATGCCAGCGGCAATGAGAAACAGCATCAGCTTCGGCTGGCTATGCTGGGGGAACCGGTCGCGGGGCAATTGGCGCTTTCAGGTAGCTTCGATCGTCAGGAACAGCGCTGGCGTGGCACGCTGAACAATACCCGTTTCGACACTCCAGTGGGGGAATGGCGTCTGGCGCAGGATATGGCGTTGGATTACCAGAATACACAACAGAAGATCACGATCGGAACACACTGCTGGCGTAATCCGAACGCCGAGCTTTGTGTACCGAAAGCGATTGAGGCCGGGCCGAGCGGGCAGGCGAGTATTCGACTGAACCGCTTCGATCTCGCTATGTTAAAACCGTTCCTGACGGAGGATACCGTGCTGGCTGGGACGTTTACTGGCGGTGTGGATATCAACTGGCAAGCGGGGCAAGGTCTGCCACAGGCGAACGTGTCGCTGGTGGGTAACGGCGTGAGTGTGCGTCAACAGATGCAGGGCAATACGCTGCCGATTGATTTTGATACCTTTACCCTGAATGCCGGGCTCGATCGTGGACGAGCGCAGCTTGGCTGGCTGATGGCGATCCGGGAAAACGGACGCTTTAGCGGTGATATTCAGGTGACCGACCCACAGGGGAGGCGCAATCTCGGCGGCAGCGTCACGATCAATAATATTTCGCTGGCATTGCTTAACCCTGCATTGAGCAAAGGAGAAAAGGCGGCAGGAATGCTCAACGCAAACTTGCGTCTGGCGGGGGATGCCACTCGCCCGCAGATATTCGGCCAAATGGTGCTGGAGCGGTTGGATATTGATGGTAACTGGATGCCTATCGATCTGACTAACGGTCGGCTGGCGGTGAACTTCAGCGGGATGTCGTCAACGCTGCAAGGCTTTTTGAAAACGAACAATGGGCAACTTAACCTCGGTGGGAATGCCGACTGGTCGCGGCCTGATGCCTGGCGTGCGCGAATTGCCGCGAAAGGCCAGAAGCTGCGGGTGACGATCCCACCGATGGCGCGGTTGGATGTTTCGCCGGATATTGTTTTTGAAGCTACGCCGCAGTTGTTTGCGCTAAACGGCTCAGTCAGCATCCCGTGGGCACGGATTGTGGTTAAAGACATGCCGGAAAGTGCCGTGGCGGTGTCATCGGATGAAGTGATGCTGGATGCTCAGCGCCAGCCGTTGAAGAAAGCCAGTGCCGCGATTCCAATTAACAGCAATCTGACGATCCGCGTCGGTAATGATGTAACGCTGGATGCATTTGGGCTGGCCGCGCGCCTACAGGGTGACCTGAAAATGGTTCAGGATGAGCGCGGATTAGGGCTGAACGGCCAGATCGATATTCCGTCCGGCCGTTTTAAAGCGTATGGGCAGGATTTGATCGTTCGTAAAGGATTGATTTTGTTCTCTGGCCCGCCGGATCAGCCGATCCTGAATATCGAAGCCATTCGTAACCCAGACAACACCGCTAATGATGTTATCGCCGGCGTGCGTGTCACCGGTATGGCCGCCACACCGAAGTTGGAAGTCTTCTCCGATCCGGCGATGTCACAGCAGGAAGCGCTCTCTTATCTGTTGCGTGGGCAAGGTTTGGACAGTGGTGGAGCAGATAGCTCGGCGATGACCTCAATGTTAGTAGGTTTAGGGGTTGCACAAAGTGGTCAAGTTGTGGGTAAAATCGGCGAGGCCTTTGGCGTAAGTAATTTAGCTCTGGATACACAGGGTGTTGGCGATAATTCTCAGGTTGTCGTCAGCGGTTACGTCCTTCCGGGTCTGCAAGTGAAATATGGAGTTGGCATATTCGATTCTTTGGCAACGTTAACGCTGCGTTACCGCCTGATGCCAAAGCTATACTTGGAAGCGGTGTCTGGAATTAGCCAGGCATTAGATGTGCTCTATCAGTTTGAGTTCTAG
- the ppa gene encoding inorganic diphosphatase: MSLNDVPAGKDLPEDIYVVIEIPANADPIKYEIDKDTGALFVDRFMSTAMFYPCNYGYINHTLSLDGDPVDVLVPTPYPLQPGSVIRCRPVGVLKMSDEAGEDAKLVAVPHSKLTKEYDHIKDVNDLPELLRAQIGHFFEHYKDLEKGKWVKVDGWDNAAAAKAEIVASFERAKNK, from the coding sequence ATGAGTCTGAACGATGTTCCGGCAGGTAAAGATCTGCCAGAAGATATCTATGTAGTGATTGAGATCCCCGCGAATGCCGATCCGATCAAATATGAAATTGATAAAGATACTGGCGCGCTGTTTGTAGACCGTTTCATGTCTACCGCCATGTTCTACCCATGCAACTATGGTTACATCAACCACACGCTGTCTCTGGATGGCGACCCGGTTGACGTGTTGGTTCCGACCCCATACCCGTTGCAGCCTGGCTCCGTGATCCGTTGCCGTCCTGTTGGCGTGTTGAAAATGAGTGACGAAGCAGGTGAAGATGCCAAGCTGGTTGCCGTTCCGCACAGCAAGCTGACCAAAGAATACGATCACATTAAAGACGTTAACGACCTGCCTGAGCTGCTGCGTGCACAGATCGGCCACTTCTTTGAACATTACAAAGATCTGGAAAAAGGCAAGTGGGTGAAAGTTGACGGTTGGGATAACGCTGCCGCGGCGAAAGCCGAAATCGTTGCTTCCTTCGAGCGCGCAAAAAACAAATAA
- a CDS encoding multifunctional CCA addition/repair protein: MKIYLVGGAVRDSLLSLPVTEKDWVVVGATPEHLLAQGYQQVGKDFPVFLHPVSHDEYALARTERKSGKGYTGFVCHAAPDVTLEQDLLRRDLTINAIARTEQGELIDPYHGRRDLENRVLRHVSDAFGEDPLRVLRVARFAARFAHLGFQIAEETMALMQKMVHEGELAYLTPERVWKETEKALCTSSPDVYFQVLRDCGALAVLFPEVDNLYGVPAPAKWHPEIDTGIHTMMTVAMAARLSPEIDVRFATLCHDVGKGLTPPELWPRHHGHGPAGVKLVEALCQRLRVPNPIRDLAKLVAEYHDLVHTVQVLQPKTLLKLFDAIDVWRKPQRLEQLALTSEADARGRAGFEENPYPQGDYLREAFRVAALVSSASVVADGFKGIGVRNELARRRIHALAEWKAQQPDVSATS; encoded by the coding sequence TTGAAGATTTACCTTGTCGGCGGCGCTGTTCGGGACAGCCTGCTGAGTTTACCCGTCACCGAAAAAGATTGGGTGGTGGTCGGCGCTACGCCGGAACATCTGCTTGCGCAGGGTTACCAGCAGGTTGGAAAGGATTTTCCCGTTTTCTTACATCCCGTTAGCCACGATGAATATGCCCTCGCACGAACCGAGCGCAAATCCGGCAAAGGCTATACTGGATTTGTCTGTCATGCCGCACCGGATGTCACGTTAGAGCAGGATTTACTCCGCCGCGATTTGACCATCAATGCCATTGCCCGTACAGAGCAAGGCGAGCTGATCGATCCTTATCACGGTCGTCGCGATCTCGAAAACCGCGTACTGCGCCATGTCTCTGACGCGTTTGGCGAAGATCCGTTACGCGTCCTGCGTGTCGCCCGTTTTGCCGCACGTTTTGCCCATCTCGGCTTCCAGATTGCAGAAGAAACCATGGCGCTGATGCAAAAAATGGTGCATGAGGGCGAACTGGCTTACCTGACGCCAGAACGCGTCTGGAAAGAGACGGAAAAAGCACTCTGTACGTCGTCGCCAGATGTCTATTTTCAGGTACTGCGTGACTGCGGCGCGCTAGCCGTGCTGTTCCCTGAAGTCGATAATCTTTATGGCGTACCCGCTCCTGCCAAATGGCACCCGGAAATCGATACTGGCATTCATACCATGATGACAGTAGCAATGGCCGCGCGCCTCAGCCCAGAAATTGACGTGCGTTTTGCCACACTGTGTCACGATGTGGGAAAAGGGCTAACGCCGCCTGAACTGTGGCCACGGCATCATGGGCACGGCCCTGCGGGTGTCAAACTGGTTGAAGCCCTGTGCCAGCGCCTGCGTGTGCCTAACCCCATTCGCGATCTGGCGAAGCTGGTTGCGGAATACCATGACCTGGTTCATACCGTGCAGGTACTGCAACCCAAAACCCTGCTGAAGTTATTTGATGCAATTGACGTCTGGCGCAAGCCGCAGCGTCTGGAGCAGTTAGCACTGACTAGCGAGGCCGATGCCAGAGGGCGGGCCGGTTTTGAAGAGAACCCTTATCCACAAGGCGATTACCTGCGTGAAGCCTTCCGCGTCGCCGCCTTGGTCAGCAGTGCAAGCGTCGTCGCCGATGGTTTTAAGGGAATTGGCGTGCGCAATGAACTGGCTCGCCGCCGTATTCACGCTCTAGCAGAGTGGAAAGCACAACAGCCTGATGTATCGGCAACATCCTAA
- the bacA gene encoding undecaprenyl-diphosphate phosphatase, with protein sequence MTDLHSLLIAFILGVVEGLTEFLPVSSTGHMIIVGHWLGFVDEKAKTFEVIIQLGSILAVVVVFWRRLFGLIGIHFGKVPHEGHTAGRLKLTHILLAMIPAVVLGLIFHDVIKSLFYPQNVMYALVIGGFLLLAAEWLKPKKPRAVGLDDITHRQAFMIGCFQCLALWPGFSRSGATISGGMLMGVSRYAASEFSFILAVPMMMGATVLDLYKSWHFLSLADVPMFAVGFVTAFVVALIAIKTFLKIIKRISFVPFAIYRFIVAGVVYMVFM encoded by the coding sequence ATGACTGACCTGCATTCGCTGCTAATCGCATTTATTCTTGGCGTGGTCGAAGGGCTGACCGAGTTTTTGCCCGTATCGTCTACGGGGCATATGATTATTGTTGGTCACTGGCTAGGGTTTGTTGATGAAAAAGCCAAGACGTTTGAAGTGATCATCCAGCTTGGCTCGATTCTGGCTGTTGTCGTCGTGTTCTGGCGTCGTCTCTTTGGCCTGATTGGGATCCACTTCGGCAAGGTGCCACATGAGGGGCATACGGCTGGCCGACTGAAGCTGACGCACATCTTGCTGGCCATGATCCCCGCAGTGGTGCTTGGGCTGATTTTCCACGACGTGATCAAATCGTTATTTTATCCACAAAACGTGATGTATGCGCTGGTGATCGGTGGCTTCCTGCTGTTAGCGGCTGAATGGCTCAAGCCTAAAAAACCACGTGCCGTCGGGCTGGATGACATTACGCATCGTCAGGCGTTTATGATTGGCTGTTTTCAATGCCTGGCGCTGTGGCCCGGTTTTTCACGCTCGGGGGCAACGATTTCTGGTGGGATGCTGATGGGTGTAAGCCGTTATGCGGCTTCTGAGTTCTCTTTTATTCTGGCGGTTCCCATGATGATGGGGGCGACCGTTCTGGATCTGTATAAAAGCTGGCACTTCCTGTCGTTGGCTGACGTGCCGATGTTTGCCGTGGGCTTCGTGACGGCGTTTGTCGTGGCGCTGATTGCGATTAAAACTTTCCTGAAAATCATCAAACGCATCTCGTTTGTCCCCTTCGCGATTTACCGTTTTATCGTCGCGGGCGTGGTTTACATGGTCTTTATGTAA
- a CDS encoding gamma-glutamylcyclotransferase family protein: MRIIVYGSLRRKQGNSHWMTNAQWLGDCQLAGFELYDLGHYPAVVPGDGEIHCEVYRISSSILTELDALKRDGHEYQRELISTPLGSAWIYLYKHPTEGLTRIASGDWLKRDEEA, translated from the coding sequence ATGCGAATTATTGTTTACGGCAGTTTACGACGCAAACAGGGAAATAGTCATTGGATGACGAATGCGCAATGGTTAGGGGATTGTCAGCTCGCTGGTTTCGAGCTGTACGATCTCGGCCATTATCCGGCTGTCGTCCCCGGCGATGGAGAAATCCATTGTGAGGTTTATCGCATTAGTTCGTCGATCCTGACGGAGCTGGATGCCTTAAAGCGGGACGGCCACGAATACCAGCGTGAGCTGATTTCCACTCCTCTGGGCAGTGCCTGGATCTACCTATATAAACACCCAACTGAAGGGTTGACGCGTATTGCCAGCGGTGACTGGTTGAAGCGTGATGAAGAGGCTTGA
- a CDS encoding methyl-accepting chemotaxis protein: protein MLKNITIKTSLIALLSMMVLLLLLVCGIGITSINQGITSLTTIDKIQGKEVTALAGSYTASLRARTGAALAARQMENGLTDLANASVARAEAYTALSHQEMVRFLSYGTVTQRGAKMAAEVKSNYEQYMNLGVQPMVDALKRGDVNAYYVLLQDVLPPLSVEMDKVANEFRDFGLEVGENMLTEAERFAFERLTIIGIACLFVLLLVVAAWVALKRSILSPLEETVEQLEFIARGDLTQPIADGGNNEIGRLVQAMKAMQHSLATAVGRVRDAGMQIDVGTRELSSGNTHLAARTEESASSLEETAASMEQLTATVTLNAESAEQAHTLAQNVSDIANKGSDMVGNMIEKMQMISSSSARIGDILAVIDSIAFQTNILALNAAVEAARAGEQGRGFAVVAGEVRNLAQRSAQSAKEIKTLVEESQCRVSEGTVMAKMAGETMDDVSDAVARVTSLMREISTATREQSNGIGQVNLAVSQMDEVAQQNASLVEESAAATRSLEDQARLLAESMAQFKVQSQAFAAIGRF from the coding sequence ATGTTAAAAAACATCACAATCAAGACGAGCTTGATTGCTTTGTTGAGCATGATGGTGCTGCTCTTATTACTGGTATGCGGAATTGGCATCACTTCCATCAATCAGGGGATCACGTCACTCACGACTATCGACAAGATTCAGGGAAAAGAAGTGACGGCGCTGGCAGGGAGCTACACGGCCTCTCTGCGTGCCAGAACGGGGGCAGCATTGGCCGCTCGTCAGATGGAAAACGGACTGACCGATCTCGCGAATGCGTCAGTGGCGCGAGCAGAAGCCTACACGGCACTTTCCCACCAAGAAATGGTGCGTTTTCTTTCCTATGGCACCGTAACGCAACGCGGTGCCAAAATGGCGGCAGAGGTTAAAAGCAACTACGAGCAATACATGAATCTTGGCGTTCAGCCGATGGTCGATGCGCTGAAACGCGGCGATGTGAATGCCTATTACGTACTGTTGCAGGACGTGCTACCACCGCTTAGCGTTGAGATGGATAAGGTTGCGAACGAATTCCGCGACTTCGGCCTTGAAGTGGGGGAAAACATGCTTACAGAAGCAGAGCGCTTTGCGTTCGAGCGCCTGACGATCATCGGTATTGCCTGTCTATTCGTTCTACTGCTGGTGGTGGCTGCCTGGGTTGCCCTGAAACGTTCTATTTTGTCTCCGCTTGAAGAAACGGTCGAGCAGTTGGAGTTTATTGCCCGTGGCGATTTGACCCAGCCTATTGCCGATGGTGGCAATAATGAGATTGGTCGCCTGGTTCAGGCGATGAAGGCAATGCAGCATTCGTTAGCCACCGCTGTAGGCCGTGTCCGCGATGCGGGTATGCAGATCGATGTCGGTACGCGCGAGCTATCTTCCGGCAATACCCATCTGGCCGCCCGCACAGAAGAGTCCGCATCGTCATTGGAAGAAACTGCCGCCAGTATGGAGCAGTTGACCGCCACGGTGACGCTCAACGCCGAGAGTGCGGAACAAGCGCATACGCTGGCACAAAATGTGTCAGACATTGCGAATAAAGGCAGCGATATGGTGGGGAACATGATTGAGAAAATGCAGATGATCTCCAGCAGCTCCGCACGTATTGGTGATATTTTGGCGGTGATTGATAGTATCGCGTTTCAGACCAATATTCTGGCGCTGAATGCGGCCGTTGAAGCCGCGCGGGCGGGTGAGCAGGGGCGGGGGTTTGCTGTGGTTGCGGGGGAAGTCCGTAATCTGGCGCAGCGCAGTGCGCAATCGGCGAAAGAGATCAAAACATTGGTGGAAGAATCCCAGTGCCGCGTCAGTGAAGGCACCGTGATGGCAAAAATGGCGGGCGAAACGATGGATGACGTCTCTGACGCTGTCGCGCGCGTGACGTCCCTGATGCGTGAGATCTCAACGGCAACGCGTGAGCAGAGCAATGGGATTGGGCAGGTGAATCTGGCGGTATCGCAGATGGATGAGGTCGCGCAGCAAAATGCGTCTCTGGTTGAAGAATCCGCGGCCGCCACGCGCTCATTAGAGGATCAGGCGCGTTTGCTGGCAGAGAGCATGGCGCAGTTTAAAGTGCAGTCGCAGGCATTTGCCGCCATCGGCCGATTCTAA
- the folB gene encoding bifunctional dihydroneopterin aldolase/7,8-dihydroneopterin epimerase, with protein MDIVFIEELTVITTIGVYDWEQTIQQKLVFDIEMGWDNRQAAASDDVNDCLSYADVSDAVIGHVANQRFALVERVAEEVAHMLMQRFSIPWLRIKLSKPGAVAQARQVGVIIERGTR; from the coding sequence ATGGATATCGTATTTATTGAAGAACTTACTGTAATCACTACCATTGGTGTTTACGATTGGGAACAGACTATCCAGCAGAAGCTGGTGTTCGATATCGAAATGGGCTGGGATAACCGTCAGGCAGCAGCCAGTGACGATGTTAATGACTGCCTTAGCTATGCCGATGTCAGCGATGCGGTGATTGGCCATGTGGCGAACCAGCGTTTTGCTCTGGTGGAACGTGTTGCTGAAGAAGTCGCACACATGCTGATGCAGCGCTTCTCGATCCCCTGGCTGCGCATCAAGCTCAGCAAGCCAGGCGCGGTGGCGCAGGCACGTCAGGTTGGTGTCATTATCGAACGCGGTACGCGATAA
- the plsY gene encoding glycerol-3-phosphate 1-O-acyltransferase PlsY, with amino-acid sequence MSVTALGMMLIAYLCGSVSSAILFCRIAGLPDPRQHGSGNPGATNVLRIGGKAAAATVLVFDVLKGMLPVWAAYALGVAPLYLGLTAIAACLGHIYPVFFHFRGGKGVATAFGAIAPIGWDLTGLMTGTWLLTVLLSGYSSLGAIVSALIAPFYVWWFKPQFTFPVAMLSCLILMRHHDNIQRLWRGQESKIWDKLRKKKQPEDENTPPEE; translated from the coding sequence ATGAGTGTTACCGCGCTTGGTATGATGTTAATCGCGTATCTGTGTGGCTCTGTTTCCAGTGCGATTTTGTTTTGCAGAATTGCTGGGCTGCCCGACCCGCGTCAACATGGTTCTGGCAATCCCGGGGCCACTAACGTATTGCGTATTGGCGGTAAAGCGGCCGCAGCAACCGTGTTGGTTTTTGACGTTCTGAAAGGCATGTTGCCCGTCTGGGCGGCTTACGCACTCGGCGTTGCTCCGCTGTACCTTGGGTTAACCGCCATCGCCGCCTGCCTCGGCCATATCTATCCCGTCTTTTTCCACTTTCGTGGGGGTAAAGGCGTGGCAACGGCTTTTGGTGCCATTGCCCCTATCGGTTGGGATTTGACAGGCCTGATGACCGGCACCTGGCTACTGACCGTACTGTTGAGCGGCTATTCCTCGCTCGGTGCCATCGTCAGTGCGCTCATCGCACCATTTTATGTCTGGTGGTTCAAACCCCAGTTTACTTTCCCCGTCGCAATGCTCTCTTGCCTGATATTGATGCGTCACCACGACAATATCCAACGCCTATGGCGCGGACAGGAAAGTAAAATCTGGGATAAGTTGCGCAAGAAGAAGCAACCGGAAGACGAGAATACGCCACCCGAAGAGTGA
- a CDS encoding TIGR04211 family SH3 domain-containing protein, which yields MQKLGLLCFTLFSLTLSWTAQAEEKRYISDELLTYVHSGPGNQYRIVGTVNAGTEVTLLSVNESAGYAQIRDDKNRTTWIPLDQLSNTPSLRTRVPELEKQVKDLTDKLNNIDQTWNQRTADMQQKVAASDNIINGLRQENQDLKNQLIVAQKKVSAANVQLDDKQRTIILQWFMYGGGVAGIGLLLGLLLPHIIPRKKKNDRWMN from the coding sequence ATGCAGAAATTAGGCTTACTCTGTTTCACTTTGTTTTCTCTCACCCTGAGTTGGACCGCACAGGCGGAAGAAAAACGCTACATTTCCGATGAGTTATTAACGTATGTCCACAGCGGGCCGGGCAATCAATATCGTATCGTCGGTACAGTGAATGCTGGCACTGAGGTCACGCTACTCAGCGTCAATGAAAGCGCGGGTTATGCACAGATCCGTGATGATAAAAACCGTACCACCTGGATCCCTCTCGACCAGCTTAGCAATACGCCAAGCCTGCGCACACGGGTGCCGGAACTGGAAAAACAGGTAAAAGACCTGACTGACAAGCTGAATAATATCGATCAGACTTGGAACCAGCGCACCGCTGACATGCAGCAAAAAGTGGCGGCCAGCGATAATATTATCAATGGATTACGTCAGGAAAATCAGGATCTGAAAAATCAGCTTATCGTCGCACAGAAAAAAGTCAGTGCGGCGAATGTCCAGCTTGATGATAAGCAGCGCACCATCATTCTACAGTGGTTTATGTATGGCGGCGGTGTTGCGGGTATCGGCTTGCTGCTAGGCCTGTTGCTGCCGCACATCATCCCTCGCAAAAAGAAAAATGACCGTTGGATGAACTGA